In the genome of Ureibacillus sp. FSL W7-1570, the window GGCGGATTCCTCTCGAGTTTTGGCGAATTTCTTCCCTCTTTGTGGCTTATTTTTTCGCGTTGGCGGATTTCTTCCTTGCTTTGGCGGATTTTTATCTTAGTATGGCGGATTCCTCTCGGGTTTTGGCGGATTTCTCCCCCCTTTGTGGCTTATTTTTTCTCACTGGCGAATTTCTTCCTTGCTTTGGCGGATTTTTATCTTAGTATGGCGGATTCCTCTCGAGTTTTGGCGGATTTCTTCGCTCTCAGTGGCTTATTTTTTCGCGTTGGCGGATTTCTTCCTTGCTTTGACGGATTTTTATCTTAGTATGGCGGATTCCTCTCAAGTTTTGGCGGGTTTCTCCCCTCTTTGTGGCTTATTTTTTCGCGATGGCGGATTTCTTCCTTGCTTTGGCGGATTTTTGATTCAGAGCGGCGGATTTCTCTTCATTTTTGGCGGATTTCTTACTTCACAGTGACCTATTTTTTCGCATTGGCGGATTCTTGATTCAAAATGGCGAATTTCCTTCGAATTTCGGCGGATTTCTTCCTTTCCCAGCAGTTCATTTTTGCATATCGAATTCCCCTTGAAGATTTCTCAAAAAATAAAGCCCAATCCCCACGAGTAGGGAATTGGGCATCTTCAATTATTTCAAATTATAGAAAGACTTAATTCCAAGATATTGAGCAGTTGAGCCGAGTTGGTCTTCAATGCGCAATAATTGGTTGTATTTTGCGACGCGGTCTGTGCGGGAAGGAGCGCCTGTTTTGATTTGGCCAGCGTTTGTGGCTACGGCAATATCCGCAATTGTTGAGTCTTCAGATTCGCCGGAGCGGTGGGAAATGATGGCTGTGTAGCCGGCGCGTTTTGCCATTTCAATCGCATCAAGAGTTTCAGTTAATGTACCGATTTGGTTCACTTTAATTAAGATGGCATTGCCTACACCTTGTTCGATACCGCGGGCAAGTCGTTTTGTATTTGTTACGAACAAGTCGTCACCTACAAGCTGCACGCGATGGCCGATGCGCTCAGTCAATAATTTATGGCCTTCCCAGTCGTTTTCATCCAAGCCGTCTTCAATAGAAATGATTGGGTATTTGGAAGTTAATTCTTCGTACCAATCCACCATTTCTTCAGAAGTTTTTACTACGCCTTCACCAGCAAGATGATATTTGCCATCTTCTTTGTTATATAGTTCAGAAGATGCAACGTCCAATGCAAGCCGCACTTCTTCGCCTGGTTTGTATCCAGCGCGTTCGATCGCTTCCAAAATCACTTGGATCGCTTCTTCATTGGATTTTAAGTTTGGCGCGAAACCACCTTCGTCACCTACAGCTGTGTTGTAGCCTTTTTCTTTCAATACCTCTTTTAAATTATGGAAGATTTCTGCCCCCATGCGCAATGCATGACGGAAAGATTCTGCTCCTACCGGCATGATCATGAATTCTTGGATGTCCACGTTGTTATCCGCATGTGCACCGCCGTTTAAAATGTTCATCATTGGAACAGGCAATTGTTTTGCGTTTACGCCGCCAAGATATTGATATAAAGGAATATCCAAGTAATTTGCTGCAGCATGTGCGCAAGCAAGGGAAACGCCTAAAATCGCGTTGGCGCCAAGCTTGCCTTTATTTTCAGTGCCGTCAAGTTCAATCAATGCGTTATCGATTTCCACTTGATCCAACACGGAATAGTTGCCTTCCAATGCATCCGCAATGATGGTATTGACGTTTTCTACCGCTTTCAGTACCCCTTTGCCTAAGAAGCGGGATTTGTCGCCATCGCGCAATTCCACTGCTTCATATTCACCAGTGGATGCACCGGATGGAACGATGGCCCGTCCAAAGGCACCGGATTCAGTGAAAACTTCCACTTCTACTGTTGGGTTACCGCGAGAGTCCAATACTTCGCGTGCATATACTTGTGTAATAAATGGCATATCCATTCTCCTCTATATTAAATTTTTTTAAGATGCTTTTTCCATTATTAGAATAGTGGTTGTCCTGTCATTTCTTCAGGCTGTTCAATATTTAATAATTTTAACATGGTTGGTGCCAAATCAGCTAAAATTCCATTTTCTCTCAATGTAATTCCTTGTTTTGTCACTATGACCGGCACTGGATTTGTTGTATGGGCCGTCATTGGTTTGCCTTCCAAAGTCAGCACTTCATCGGAATTGCCATGGTCTGCTGTGATGATGGCCGCTCCGCCAAGTTCCAAAATTTTATCCACAACACGGCCCAAGCATTCATCCACCGCTTCAATCGCTTTGATTGTCGGCTCAAGCATGCCGCTGTGGCCCACCATATCCGGATTGGCGAAGTTTAAAATGATCGCATCGAATTTATCGGCTTCCAATTCTGCAAGTAGCGCATCTGTCACTTCATAAGCGCTCATTTCCGGTTTCAAGTCATAAGTGGCCACTTTTGGTGATGCAATCAAAATTCTTTCTTCGCCAGGGAATTTCTCTTCACGGCCGCCGCTCATGAAATACGTCACATGCGGATATTTTTCGGTTTCCGCAATGCGGAGTTGCGTCAAGCCGTGTTTGGAGATCACTTCCCCCACTGTATTCACTAAATCTTCATTTTCAAACACCACATCTGCAAATACTTCATCGCTGTATTCGGTAAATGTGACGAATTTTAAGTTTTGAGGGTGTTTATCGGATAAAGTAAATGCATCAAATTTATCGTTTGTAAATACCATGGAAAGCTGGATTGCCCGGTCCGGACGGAAGTTGAAATGAATCACCGCATCGTTTGTGTCGATCGTTGCCACCGGCTGTCCATCTTCCATGATGACAAATGGAATCACGAATTCATCGGTTACATCGTTGCTGTAGGATTCTTCCACACCCGCTTTTGCGTTTGGAGCCGTTTTGCCTTCTCCATCCACCAATGCTTTGTAGGAGAGTTCCACCCGATTCCAACGTTTGTCGCGGTCCATTGCATAGTAACGTCCATGAATGGAAGCGAATTTTCCTACGCCGATTTCCTTCATTTGTTTTTCTGTTTCTTCGATATATCCAAGGGCTGTTTTTGGACCTACGTCGCGTCCATCCAAAAATCCATGGACATACACTTCGTCAAGCCCGTTTTCTTTCGCCATTTTCAACAATGCAAATAAGTGATTATAGTGACTATGTACCCCACCGTCAGATAATAATCCCATAATGTGGAGTTTGGAGCCGTGTTTCTTAACATGCTCCATTGCCGCCAACAATTTTTCGTTTTCAAAAAATTGTCCTTCACGAATGGATTTATTGATTCGTGTCAAACTTTGATAAACAATGCGTCCTGCACCGATATTCAAATGTCCTACTTCAGAGTTCCCCATTTGACCTTCCGGAAGACCGACCGCTTCCCCACAGGCAGTGAGTGTCGCATGAGGATAGGTTTCCCAATAACGGTCAAAATTCGGTTTTTTACTTTGTGCTACTGCATTTCCAAAGGTTTCATCACGTAATGCAAAGCCGTCTAAAATGATTAACGCAACTGGCTTTCTAGGCATTTGCCCCCGCCTCCAATAATTTAAGATAAGATTCCACTTGCAAGCTTGCACCGCCGACAAGTGCGCCGTCGATATGCTCTTTCGACAATAAATCTTCAATATTTTCCGGTTTTACGCTGCCGCCATATTGAATGCGAATATTTTCAGCCGCAGATGTTCCGAAAAGTTCTTCCACCACTTTCCGGATATGGCCGCAGACCGCATTCGCATCATCCGCAGTAGCCGTTTTCCCGGTCCCAATTGCCCAAATTGGTTCATAGGCGATCACGATATGCTGCACTTCTTCTTCCGTTAATCCAGCTA includes:
- the eno gene encoding phosphopyruvate hydratase, which produces MPFITQVYAREVLDSRGNPTVEVEVFTESGAFGRAIVPSGASTGEYEAVELRDGDKSRFLGKGVLKAVENVNTIIADALEGNYSVLDQVEIDNALIELDGTENKGKLGANAILGVSLACAHAAANYLDIPLYQYLGGVNAKQLPVPMMNILNGGAHADNNVDIQEFMIMPVGAESFRHALRMGAEIFHNLKEVLKEKGYNTAVGDEGGFAPNLKSNEEAIQVILEAIERAGYKPGEEVRLALDVASSELYNKEDGKYHLAGEGVVKTSEEMVDWYEELTSKYPIISIEDGLDENDWEGHKLLTERIGHRVQLVGDDLFVTNTKRLARGIEQGVGNAILIKVNQIGTLTETLDAIEMAKRAGYTAIISHRSGESEDSTIADIAVATNAGQIKTGAPSRTDRVAKYNQLLRIEDQLGSTAQYLGIKSFYNLK
- the gpmI gene encoding 2,3-bisphosphoglycerate-independent phosphoglycerate mutase, producing the protein MPRKPVALIILDGFALRDETFGNAVAQSKKPNFDRYWETYPHATLTACGEAVGLPEGQMGNSEVGHLNIGAGRIVYQSLTRINKSIREGQFFENEKLLAAMEHVKKHGSKLHIMGLLSDGGVHSHYNHLFALLKMAKENGLDEVYVHGFLDGRDVGPKTALGYIEETEKQMKEIGVGKFASIHGRYYAMDRDKRWNRVELSYKALVDGEGKTAPNAKAGVEESYSNDVTDEFVIPFVIMEDGQPVATIDTNDAVIHFNFRPDRAIQLSMVFTNDKFDAFTLSDKHPQNLKFVTFTEYSDEVFADVVFENEDLVNTVGEVISKHGLTQLRIAETEKYPHVTYFMSGGREEKFPGEERILIASPKVATYDLKPEMSAYEVTDALLAELEADKFDAIILNFANPDMVGHSGMLEPTIKAIEAVDECLGRVVDKILELGGAAIITADHGNSDEVLTLEGKPMTAHTTNPVPVIVTKQGITLRENGILADLAPTMLKLLNIEQPEEMTGQPLF